From Anopheles arabiensis isolate DONGOLA chromosome 3, AaraD3, whole genome shotgun sequence, a single genomic window includes:
- the LOC120903984 gene encoding dynein heavy chain 1, axonemal, producing the protein MQRKTARIISQPQLDQMPWRISLPSTKRQSSKELHRLSTSSKTADHILRAPKCDKYQFISNFTHRRLTDPRELEILLKEKSIDNVAFCLPLWQQIDLCSGAHFMPLALFDDCEYDTFDPGVVGFWRNMEVIAITTPYARWRSYTVINHDPCTNQWEVSEQDSTTSYLIPRLQLYFPFEDPKKFAERIDTAVQASDTAENAIRFRFLCKHITSNGCFAPGRALEQSILRRAGDEIYGVFKNLYEDYHIGFAVGQHLRTDGSVPIKQPSFSHSLKPAKDVPVDELKWERIVHLLDRLKRRTLLCDTNVFHALRLVNQECEMVRKLPMFVVASDKPIPLEEYEKLNLTQTSKTLKYLQNTWIERTTMHLHRLLSRIGNGHFNIGVGRWEIYNVMKLKRLIEQVLYRMQDALRDLLLDSTAAYVHYLVNDCSAVLAIAGEDYSWDGNLIDSPFEPQRPAVFYLLLEMGPDMPYYSTDPDTFPETLRHILDDILRACHFIHTIEPSLMQSLIFAENLYLSSVGLLDCAIVKQREALLEYYYKALLPLQAYAARYAAYRELFFTNVKDFVEQIKNADKSSSEIKEDIAFQIRMRENLEHTVPLCIVIGPFWINVQPLREALIRKRQELTAALLKMLTEKLRIKTADVITCYNAINERMCEKPVSIEHIYDIRAYMEDVPELVVRLEDRMRGILYEYEILEGFLHNLPDAHFQQKWNALAYPRSVLKQMVSVKEFHESEVDRFRKQQFADEAAFTASIEDINSYISKFTTLYDVSKVSEMSVEVRRLWKTVQELIDQGHIMNRRQELFEMAPISLNNLYELRSNFSAYRELWTVAADYLKLEETWIGNPLASVDLDGVRRGLQQTHDSLKDLLPLFRDQPQLLAVVEHFIQVVEAFRPNLDIMELLKCPYLEAIHWGQLAKEIGVKGKLSVDVGFDVFLEHGFRDHLETVRRVVVKAEQLRLEQEARWAEEERIRQIEEAYRRARAERRQNRTEI; encoded by the exons ATGCAACGAAAAACGGCACGAATTATTTCACAACCGCAGCTAGATCAGATGCCGTGGCGCATTTCCTTGCCCTCGACGAAAAGGCAGTCCAGCAAGGAATTACACCGGCTCAGCACATCCAGCAAAACAGCTGATCACATTTTACGG GCACCAAAATGTGATAAATATCAGTTTATatccaactttacccatcgtCGTTTGACTGATCCCCGTGAGCTGGAAATATTGCTGAAGGAGAAAAGTATTGATAATGTGGCCTTTTGCTTACCGCTGTGGCAGCAGATCGACCTTTGCTCGGGCGCACATTTCATGCCGCTAGCATTGTTTGATGACTGTGAGTATGATACGTTCGATCCTGGAGTGGTCGGTTTTTGGAGGAATATGGAGGTCATTGCAATTACAACGCCCTACGCACGCTGGCGAAGCTACACCGTAATCAACCACGATCCGTGCACCAATCAGTGGGAAGTTAGTGAACAAGATTCCACAACGTCTTACCTTATACCGAGGCTGCAGCTTTACTTCCCCTTCGAAGATCCGAAAAAGTTTGCTGAACGCATTGATACAGCTGTTCAAGCAAGCGATACGGCCGAAAACGCCATCCGGTTTCGTTTTCTCTGCAAGCACATCACCAGTAATGGATGCTTCGCGCCGGGACGCGCACTTGAACAAAGCATACTGCGACGTGCGGGCGACGAGATCTACGGAGTATTCAAGAACCTTTACGAAGACTACCACATTGGTTTCGCAGTAGGCCAGCATCTTCGGACCGATGGTTCGGTGCCAATTAAACAACCCAGTTTTAGCCATAGCTTGAAGCCTGCCAAGGATGTACCAGTGGATGAATTGAAATGGGAACGAATCGTTCATCTTCTCGACCGGTTAAAACGCCGAACCTTGCTCTGTGACACGAACGTGTTTCACGCACTGCGTCTCGTGAATCAAGAATGTGAAATGGTGCGAAAGTTACCCATGTTTGTTGTGGCTAGCGATAAGCCTATCCCGCTGGAGGAATACGAAAAGTTGAACCTAACGCAAACCAGCAAAACATTGAAGTACCTTCAAAACACCTGGATCGAACGCACTACCATGCATCTGCATAGGCTGCTATCGCGCATTGGAAACGGGCACTTCAACATCGGTGTGGGCAGGTGGGAAATCTACAACGTTATGAAGCTGAAGCGTCTTATCGAGCAAGTGCTGTACAGGATGCAGGATGCGCTTCGAGATCTGCTGCTCGATTCCACCGCTGCCTACGTCCACTATCTGGTGAACGATTGCTCTGCTGTGCTGGCGATAGCGGGTGAAGACTACTCCTGGGATGGAAATCTCATTGATAGTCCATTCGAACCGCAACGTCCGGCTGTGTTTTATCTCTTGCTGGAAATGGGTCCAGATATGCCTTACTATTCTACCGACCCCGACACATTTCCCGAAACGTTGCGCCACATTCTCGATGACATCCTGCGGGCGTGCCATTTTATCCACACGATTGAACCCTCGCTGATGCAGTCGCTTATATTTGCGGAAAACCTGTACCTATCCTCGGTGGGATTGCTGGATTGCGCCATTGTGAAGCAACGAGAAGCACTGCTTGAATACTACTACAAAGCGCTGCTTCCTCTGCAGGCTTATGCGGCACGGTATGCCGCCTACCGGGAGCTTTTCTTTACCAACGTTAAGGACTTTGTCGAGCAGATCAAGAACGCAGACAAATCGTCCTCCGAGATAAAGGAAGACATTGCCTTCCAGATCCGCATGCGGGAGAACCTGGAGCACACCGTACCGCTTTGTATCGTAATTGGTCCATTTTGGATCAATGTACAGCCGCTCAGGGAGGCGCTGATCCGCAAGCGCCAAGAGCTGACCGCCGCACTGCTCAAGATGCTGACCGAGAAGCTGCGCATTAAGACGGCCGACGTGATAACGTGCTACAACGCTATCAACGAGCGGATGTGTGAAAAGCCCGTCTCGATTGAACACATCTACGACATCCGTGCGTACATGGAAGACGTACCCGAGCTGGTGGTCCGGCTCGAAGATCGCATGCGTGGCATTCTGTACGAGTACGAGATATTGGAGGGCTTTCTGCACAACCTACCGGATGCGCACTTTCAGCAGAAATGGAACGCACTGGCCTATCCCCGGAGCGTGCTGAAGCAGATGGTTTCGGTCAAGGAGTTTCACGAGTCGGAAGTGGACCGGTTCCGCAAGCAACAGTTTGCCGACGAGGCAGCCTTTACTGCCAGCATCGAGGATATCAACTCGTACATCTCCAAGTTCACCACGCTGTACGACGTGTCGAAGGTGTCGGAGATGTCGGTCGAGGTGCGGCGCCTCTGGAAAACGgtgcaggagctgatcgaCCAGGGCCACATCATGAACCGGCGCCAGGAGCTGTTCGAGATGGCACCGATTAGCTTGAATAATTTATACGAGCTACGGTCCAACTTCAGTGCCTACCGGGAGCTGTGGACGGTGGCGGCCGACTACCTGAAGCTGGAGGAAACGTGGATCGGCAACCCGCTGGCCAGCGTCGACCTGGACGGTGTGCGCAGGGGGCTGCAGCAGACGCACGACAGCTTGAAGGACCTGCTGCCACTGTTCCGTGACCAGCCGCAGCTGCTGGCCGTCGTGGAACATTTCATACAGGTGGTGGAAGCTTTCCGCCCCAATCTGGACATTATGGAGCTGCTCAAGTGCCCGTACCTGGAGGCGATACATTGGGGCCAGCTGGCGAAGGAAATCGGCGTCAAGGGCAAGCTGTCGGTGGACGTTGGGTTCGATGTGTTTTTGGAACACGGCTTCCGGGATCATCTAGAAACGGTGAGgcgggtggtggtgaaggCGGAACAGCTGCGGCTAGAGCAGGAAGCACGCTGGGCGGAAGAGGAACGCATCCGCCAGATAGAGGAAGCGTACAGGCGTGCCCGAGCCGAGCGGCGTCAGAATCGAACGGAAATTTAA